A window of Aquibium oceanicum genomic DNA:
CAAGCCGTTCGCCCGAAACCAGGAATTGGCTCTGGGCGCCGGCGATCCACAGTCGTAAAAACGCGCCGCGGCGCTGCGTTTCAACGATGCTTTCGACTTCGAACTGCCCGGGTCGGCAGGCTGCCGGCCTGCTTCAGTCCTCAGTGACTGCCCTGAACAAGGCCCTGACCGGCGCGCCGTCGGATCCCTCAATGTTCAGCGCGTTGAACAGGAACTCCACGCGCCGTCCGGCCAGCGCGCCGTGGCCGCGCAGATGCTCGCAGATCAGGATGCCGCGGCTCAGCAGCGCCCGGTGGACAGGCCAGTCGAACCCTTCGGGACGCAGATCATAGACGAGGTCCGGCGTGGCGTAGTCGCAGGCGAAGAGCTTGATCTTCTGTTCCACCAGCCAGTGCGCCGCTTCGACCGACAGGCTCGGGTGGCGGTCGTAGGCCGGCGTGCCGAAGCGCCTGTCCCAACCGGTGTCGATCGCCAGGATGTCGCCCTCGCGCAGTTTCGGCGACATGGATGTCAGCCTCGCCAGCGCGATGACCTCCTCCGGCTCGCAGGAAACCGACCAGACGACGCCCGGCCCGTGCAGGCGGTCGAGCGGGATGTCCTCGAAGGCCGGACCGTCGAGATAGTAGTGCCGCGGGGAATCGATATGGGTGCCGGCATGCACCACCATCTTCAGTTCGGTCACGTTGAAGGGATGGTCCGGCATCTCGCGGACCCGCCGGAAGGAAGGCTTGTCGAAGATCGACGCACAGGGCATTCCCGGCTCGACACGGTAGGACAGGTCGATCCAGGGCCCCGCCGGCACCCCCGGCTCTTGCGCCGCGAACTCGTTCCAGCCGAGCCAACCGGTGCCCTGCTGCACCGCTTCACACATGATGGCCTCCCAGAGAGAAATCGGCGGACGGCGCGCCGCGAAAACCTGCCGTCAGTCGCGCGCGATCGCGCTCTTCAGCGCCGAGCGCACCGCCTTGAGGGTGAGCTTTTCGGAAAGCGAGGAGATGAATTCCAGCACGTAAGGCCGAATGTAGCTCGTCGGGCGCAGCGTGATGGTGGTCGTGCTCGGCGCGAAGAGGTGGCTGGCGTCGCGCGCTTCCAGACCGATGTCCTGTGCGGGATTGTAGGCAGCGTTGGTTAGGATCGCGAGGCCGAGATCGAGCAGCGCGTAGGTTTTCGAGACGTCGGCGTCGATCGCGCTCAGCGCGAACCTCGGCGTGCAGCCGGCGCGCTGGAATGCCTCCATCACCTTCCACCGGCCGCTGTAGCGGGCGTCGTAGGCGATGAGCGGATGGGCGGCGAGGTTCTCGTAGGTGAGCTCCGGCTCCGAGAAGATCGAGTGGCCTTTCGGGCCGACGACGATGCGGCTGATCTCGTTGCCCTGCAGGCGAAGCAGCTCGGGAAAGCTGCGCTGCGTCTCCGGCCCGACAGAAAAATCCGCCTCGCCGTCCTCGACCATGGCGCAGATGGTCTCCGGATCGCCCTGCTTGAGGATCAGCTCCACCTTCGGATAGCGCTTGATGAAGTTCACCACGATGTTGGGCAGCACGTAGCG
This region includes:
- a CDS encoding cyclase family protein; translated protein: MCEAVQQGTGWLGWNEFAAQEPGVPAGPWIDLSYRVEPGMPCASIFDKPSFRRVREMPDHPFNVTELKMVVHAGTHIDSPRHYYLDGPAFEDIPLDRLHGPGVVWSVSCEPEEVIALARLTSMSPKLREGDILAIDTGWDRRFGTPAYDRHPSLSVEAAHWLVEQKIKLFACDYATPDLVYDLRPEGFDWPVHRALLSRGILICEHLRGHGALAGRRVEFLFNALNIEGSDGAPVRALFRAVTED
- a CDS encoding LysR substrate-binding domain-containing protein, whose amino-acid sequence is MQQLRYVAEIAKQGNHLSAAAEALNTSQPGVSRQIQVLEGELGVDIFRRTRNRIIGLTEPGEHVLAIAKRVTADVATLRSLKMDLEALDQGQMVIATTHTQARYVLPNIVVNFIKRYPKVELILKQGDPETICAMVEDGEADFSVGPETQRSFPELLRLQGNEISRIVVGPKGHSIFSEPELTYENLAAHPLIAYDARYSGRWKVMEAFQRAGCTPRFALSAIDADVSKTYALLDLGLAILTNAAYNPAQDIGLEARDASHLFAPSTTTITLRPTSYIRPYVLEFISSLSEKLTLKAVRSALKSAIARD